A window of the Lysinibacillus irui genome harbors these coding sequences:
- a CDS encoding RNA degradosome polyphosphate kinase gives MTTEVTKNELNEEEFSENHNRLLEEIAKPQYYNNRELSWLAFNERVLEEAEDVNNPLLERLKFLAIFSSNLDEFFMVRVAGLQDQVRAGFHKPENKSGLTPKEQLAKIAERTQALVRRQTEVYRHLIYDLLPQHNVHIADMKDLNSAQKAFINEMFAETIFPVLTPVAVDAYRPFPTLLGKTLNLLVLLEQDETDVESREKVAIVQVPSVLDRYIKVPSEEGKTVVVLLEDVIVAHIEKLFYGYSVKSAQAFRLTRNADLTIHEEGARDLLVEIEKELKKRKWGVGSRLEVRVGEMNDEVLQYLLDEFEIEETDVFHIDGPLDLTFMFSFVKGISVGREHLEYESFIPQPPLDLQSDENIFEKALQQDIFFHHPYESFAPIVDFISEAAVNPNVLAIKQTLYRVSGNSPIIQALKLAAENGKQVTVLVELKARFDEENNVHWAKQLEQAGCLVIYGMNNLKTHSKITLVVSRRNGKIERFVHLGTGNYNDATAKIYTDMGIITTDKEFGIDATNFFNYLSGYTEKPTFNHLVVAPFDIRDEFIRLMDEEIACHKKYGNGFIRAKMNSLTDKDLMMKLYEASIAGVKVELIIRGICCIRPGIPGISENITVTSIVGRFLEHSRIYWFHHNGENKVYLSSADMMTRNMIKRVEILFPVYASEAKTRIIDIMNAQLMDTAKARIQDSNGKYHYKEFDRSEDPLNSQEIFLKDALKPTLDEE, from the coding sequence ATGACGACTGAAGTAACAAAAAATGAGCTTAATGAAGAAGAGTTTTCAGAAAATCATAATCGATTGTTAGAAGAAATTGCTAAGCCACAGTATTATAATAATCGTGAATTGAGCTGGCTTGCCTTTAATGAGCGAGTTTTAGAGGAAGCAGAGGATGTAAATAATCCTCTGCTAGAGCGTTTGAAATTTTTGGCTATATTTAGCTCGAATTTAGATGAATTTTTTATGGTTCGTGTCGCAGGACTACAAGATCAAGTCCGTGCGGGTTTCCATAAGCCTGAAAATAAATCCGGATTAACACCAAAGGAGCAGTTGGCGAAAATTGCAGAACGAACACAAGCATTAGTTCGTCGTCAAACGGAAGTTTATCGACATTTAATCTATGATTTACTCCCACAACATAATGTACATATTGCAGATATGAAAGATTTAAATAGCGCTCAAAAAGCGTTTATTAATGAAATGTTTGCAGAAACAATCTTCCCTGTTTTAACACCCGTTGCGGTTGATGCATATCGTCCTTTTCCAACATTGCTTGGGAAAACTTTAAATTTACTAGTCCTATTAGAGCAGGACGAAACAGATGTCGAGAGTCGTGAAAAAGTGGCAATCGTACAAGTTCCATCTGTTTTAGATCGCTATATAAAAGTTCCATCTGAAGAAGGGAAAACGGTTGTTGTTTTATTGGAGGATGTGATTGTTGCGCATATTGAAAAATTATTTTATGGCTACAGTGTAAAATCAGCACAAGCTTTCCGTTTAACGAGAAACGCAGATTTAACTATCCATGAAGAGGGCGCTCGTGATCTTCTAGTTGAAATTGAAAAAGAACTGAAAAAACGAAAATGGGGAGTAGGAAGCCGTTTAGAAGTTCGAGTTGGAGAAATGAATGATGAGGTGCTTCAATACTTACTAGATGAATTTGAAATTGAAGAAACAGATGTGTTCCATATTGATGGTCCTTTGGATTTAACCTTTATGTTCTCTTTTGTCAAAGGCATATCTGTAGGTCGAGAGCATCTAGAATATGAAAGCTTTATTCCACAGCCACCTTTAGACTTACAATCAGATGAAAATATTTTTGAAAAAGCTTTACAACAAGATATTTTTTTCCACCATCCTTATGAGTCGTTTGCCCCTATTGTTGATTTTATTTCAGAGGCTGCCGTTAATCCGAATGTATTAGCTATAAAACAAACATTATATAGGGTGAGTGGGAATTCACCGATTATTCAAGCGTTAAAACTTGCAGCTGAGAATGGCAAACAAGTAACCGTATTAGTGGAGCTAAAGGCCCGATTCGATGAAGAAAATAATGTGCACTGGGCAAAACAACTAGAACAAGCAGGTTGTCTTGTGATTTATGGCATGAATAATTTAAAAACACACTCCAAAATTACACTAGTAGTTAGTCGTCGTAATGGCAAAATCGAACGTTTTGTTCACCTTGGTACTGGAAATTATAATGATGCAACTGCAAAAATCTATACGGATATGGGCATAATAACTACAGATAAAGAGTTTGGCATTGATGCGACAAATTTCTTTAACTACTTAAGTGGTTATACAGAAAAACCTACCTTTAATCATTTAGTAGTTGCACCATTTGATATTCGAGATGAGTTTATTCGTTTAATGGATGAAGAAATTGCCTGTCATAAAAAATATGGCAATGGTTTTATTCGTGCAAAAATGAATTCATTGACGGACAAAGACTTAATGATGAAGCTTTATGAGGCATCTATTGCAGGTGTAAAGGTAGAGCTCATTATACGGGGGATCTGTTGTATTAGACCAGGTATTCCTGGTATTAGTGAAAACATCACCGTGACAAGTATTGTTGGTCGTTTCCTTGAACATTCTCGTATCTATTGGTTCCATCATAATGGAGAGAATAAAGTCTATCTATCTTCTGCTGATATGATGACACGCAATATGATTAAACGTGTAGAAATTTTATTCCCTGTATATGCAAGTGAGGCAAAAACCCGTATTATTGACATAATGAATGCACAATTAATGGATACTGCCAAAGCACGTATTCAAGACTCTAATGGTAAATATCATTACAAAGAGTTTGACCGTAGTGAAGATCCATTGAATAGCCAAGAAATTTTCTTAAAGGATGCATTAAAGCCTACGCTAGACGAAGAATAG
- a CDS encoding putative bifunctional diguanylate cyclase/phosphodiesterase: MKKYRESVAPFADYQQLIQLNPFDAVVCLRKVDTTAFEVVEFNDKLLSLIELQDRTAKKAENFFSKQCWLQLSKFLNQEFNKQHVLKLGIGPQEKTFAIHVQHFAKSMVAIILRATQFDINPYLQFIEQHVSPVLTTDLQGRIIHQNVAATQALSMEHNSLLGLDIFSLLENKYVNEFKLLFDKTIEGSAFGMPKCLLKGQLLSKEPFYLRTHPTYYNGEVIGVHLFVKDANSFMNDHEAFYYLALMDELTGIWNRKAFKEHWLHHLNDKKQEHKQAALILVDIDRFKKFNESLGESRGDELMRMFSHRLRELCYSKCSLYRYNSDEFIFVLKDATIQKIERTANAILDILKQPFMIDGQEYFISVSIGISLSPADGKDLETLVRKADKALFSVKEHGRSHYRYYREDMTAIFPNEALMEAHLRRAIEFNELSLHLQPQMDLANNSINSFEALLRWNNRKFGFVSPAQFIPIAEASGLIIEIGDWIIDEVCRYQSEWQTKGYRPVRIAVNISPKQFRKENFARKIKEALKKYDVPPELLEVEITESSMTNVHETFSILTELKQLGVYVSVDDFGTGYSSLSYLKRYPIDIIKIDQSFIADIAKDDKNEAIIKAIISMSHNLGLEVIAEGIEEPTQVDFLKRHRCQKGQGYLYNKPLPVETIVQQYFVS; encoded by the coding sequence ATGAAAAAATATAGAGAGAGTGTAGCGCCATTTGCAGATTATCAACAACTCATCCAGCTGAATCCATTTGATGCAGTCGTATGTTTGAGAAAAGTTGATACGACAGCGTTTGAGGTAGTTGAATTTAACGATAAGCTATTATCATTGATTGAGCTGCAGGATCGTACAGCCAAAAAAGCAGAGAACTTTTTTTCAAAACAATGTTGGCTGCAATTGTCGAAATTTCTAAATCAAGAATTCAATAAACAGCATGTCCTAAAATTAGGTATAGGTCCACAAGAAAAAACATTTGCAATTCATGTACAGCACTTTGCTAAATCAATGGTTGCCATTATTCTTCGGGCAACACAATTTGACATCAATCCATATTTACAATTCATAGAACAACATGTGAGCCCAGTGTTAACAACAGATTTACAAGGTCGAATTATTCACCAAAACGTTGCTGCTACCCAAGCACTGTCAATGGAACACAACAGTCTATTAGGTCTAGATATTTTTTCATTATTAGAAAATAAATATGTCAATGAGTTTAAATTGCTATTTGACAAAACAATTGAAGGCTCAGCATTTGGCATGCCAAAATGTTTATTGAAGGGTCAATTGTTAAGTAAAGAACCCTTTTACTTAAGAACGCATCCAACGTATTATAACGGTGAAGTGATAGGTGTACATTTATTTGTTAAAGATGCCAATTCATTTATGAATGATCATGAGGCATTTTATTACCTAGCATTAATGGATGAATTAACAGGTATTTGGAATCGAAAAGCCTTTAAAGAACACTGGCTCCATCATTTAAATGACAAGAAGCAAGAGCACAAGCAAGCTGCCCTGATTTTAGTTGATATTGATCGCTTTAAAAAATTCAATGAATCTCTTGGTGAGAGCAGAGGAGACGAACTCATGCGCATGTTTAGTCACAGACTTCGTGAGCTCTGTTACTCAAAATGCTCGCTCTACCGCTATAACAGTGATGAGTTTATCTTTGTGTTAAAAGATGCAACGATACAAAAAATTGAGCGGACAGCTAATGCTATTCTGGATATTTTAAAACAGCCTTTTATGATAGATGGGCAGGAATATTTTATTAGTGTATCGATTGGTATTTCTCTTAGTCCTGCAGATGGGAAAGATTTAGAAACCCTTGTACGAAAAGCGGATAAGGCTTTATTTTCTGTTAAAGAACATGGTCGATCACATTATCGTTATTATCGTGAAGATATGACCGCTATTTTTCCAAATGAAGCCTTGATGGAGGCTCATTTACGTCGTGCAATTGAATTTAATGAGTTAAGCCTTCATCTGCAACCACAAATGGATTTAGCAAATAATAGCATCAATAGTTTTGAAGCCTTATTAAGATGGAACAATCGTAAATTTGGTTTTGTATCACCAGCACAGTTTATTCCAATTGCAGAGGCATCAGGCTTAATTATTGAAATAGGGGATTGGATTATTGATGAGGTTTGTCGTTACCAAAGCGAATGGCAGACAAAGGGCTACCGTCCTGTACGAATAGCGGTTAATATATCACCAAAACAATTTAGAAAAGAAAACTTTGCGCGAAAAATTAAAGAAGCGTTGAAGAAATATGATGTTCCTCCAGAATTACTAGAGGTAGAAATTACGGAAAGTTCAATGACCAACGTCCATGAAACATTTTCAATTCTTACAGAGTTAAAGCAATTAGGTGTTTATGTATCAGTGGATGACTTTGGAACAGGCTATTCCTCATTAAGCTACCTTAAACGTTACCCGATTGATATTATTAAAATCGATCAATCATTTATTGCCGATATTGCAAAAGATGATAAAAACGAGGCCATTATTAAAGCAATTATTTCGATGTCTCATAATTTAGGATTAGAGGTCATTGCTGAAGGAATTGAAGAGCCGACACAAGTCGACTTTCTAAAACGTCATCGTTGTCAAAAGGGACAAGGCTATTTATACAATAAACCATTACCAGTTGAAACAATTGTGCAACAATATTTTGTAAGCTGA
- a CDS encoding TetR/AcrR family transcriptional regulator, whose amino-acid sequence MEVLTNRQKKALETRERLLKTSLDLFNKYGYEHVSVEQITKACNVSKGTFYTHFPSKYDVILEKFKELDHFYSTVEKNIDGALPASEKILLVYQEQMKYLTNVVGKDLLRTVYTAAMTNQVQQDHYLINPQRKIFQIMNTYIEEGIQQGEFRQDISIPNIQAIIQRCMRANVYDWLIHSEDFDLASEMSQFTTIVLNGLKSNK is encoded by the coding sequence ATGGAAGTACTCACAAACAGACAAAAAAAGGCATTAGAAACACGTGAAAGATTATTAAAAACATCTTTAGATTTATTTAATAAATATGGTTATGAGCATGTATCTGTTGAACAAATTACAAAAGCATGCAATGTTTCAAAAGGTACATTTTATACACACTTCCCTTCTAAATATGATGTTATTTTAGAAAAATTTAAGGAGCTTGATCATTTTTATAGTACTGTTGAAAAAAATATTGATGGAGCATTACCAGCAAGTGAAAAAATACTGCTAGTGTATCAAGAACAAATGAAGTATTTAACTAATGTTGTTGGTAAGGATTTGTTGCGTACTGTGTATACAGCTGCAATGACAAACCAAGTGCAGCAAGATCATTATTTAATTAACCCTCAACGTAAAATTTTTCAAATTATGAATACATATATCGAAGAGGGTATTCAACAAGGAGAATTCAGACAAGATATATCAATTCCTAACATCCAAGCAATCATTCAACGTTGTATGCGCGCCAATGTTTATGATTGGTTAATACACAGCGAAGATTTCGATCTTGCTTCAGAAATGTCCCAATTTACAACAATTGTCTTGAACGGTCTCAAGAGCAATAAGTAA
- a CDS encoding NAD(P)-dependent oxidoreductase, translating into MKEKLGFIGLGNMGLPMSINLLRADYEVYGYDTNAQAMEQFVAAGGIGLESAKEIAKQCDVIMTSLPTPQIVELVYQSEQGILHHAKKGSLLIDFSTVNPELNDSLHIEAKALGLRYLGAPVSGGVIGAVNATLTIMVGGDTDDYKNAERIFGIVGKNIYHLGTSSSVGTRIKLLNNLMIGFYTEAVAETIVLGEKMGIQADTLYEVLSNSYGQSRIYERNYLEYMKNDNYEPGFSTNLLLKDLKLAKEMADEAGVSLRIGEKLVDLYSGISQQGYGENDMSAAYLSLKETCKIEQL; encoded by the coding sequence ATGAAGGAGAAATTAGGTTTTATCGGCTTAGGCAATATGGGTTTACCGATGTCTATTAATCTATTAAGAGCAGATTATGAGGTATATGGTTACGATACAAATGCACAGGCAATGGAACAATTCGTAGCAGCGGGGGGCATTGGGCTTGAGTCAGCTAAGGAAATTGCCAAACAATGCGATGTAATTATGACCAGTTTGCCTACCCCACAAATTGTTGAATTGGTTTATCAGTCAGAGCAAGGCATTTTACATCATGCAAAGAAAGGTAGCTTACTAATTGATTTTAGCACTGTAAATCCCGAATTGAATGATTCGTTACATATAGAAGCAAAAGCTTTGGGATTACGATATTTGGGAGCACCTGTAAGTGGTGGGGTCATCGGGGCTGTAAATGCAACATTAACAATTATGGTTGGTGGTGACACAGATGATTATAAAAATGCCGAAAGAATATTCGGAATAGTCGGAAAGAATATCTATCACTTGGGCACATCTTCAAGTGTAGGCACACGCATTAAATTACTGAATAACTTAATGATTGGGTTTTACACAGAGGCAGTCGCTGAAACCATTGTACTTGGCGAAAAAATGGGTATTCAGGCAGACACACTATATGAAGTTTTAAGCAATAGCTATGGCCAAAGCCGTATATATGAACGCAATTATTTGGAGTATATGAAAAATGATAATTATGAGCCTGGCTTTTCAACAAATCTACTATTAAAGGATTTGAAGTTAGCTAAGGAGATGGCAGATGAAGCAGGTGTATCACTGCGAATTGGTGAAAAATTAGTGGATCTTTACAGTGGAATTTCTCAGCAAGGCTATGGAGAAAATGATATGTCTGCAGCTTATTTAAGCTTAAAAGAAACATGTAAAATAGAACAATTATAA
- a CDS encoding CoA-acylating methylmalonate-semialdehyde dehydrogenase, producing the protein MTTAQEVKTLTHFIGGKLVEGKSGRFGSVFNPTTGDVIAKVPLATVEETRDAIEQAQAAFPTWRDTSVAKRAEVVLRFRNLITENMEELLHIICTESGKTIEDAKGEITRGLESVDLAIGAPHLMKGEYSVNVGGQINAYSAKYPLGVVAAISPFNFPIMVPLAQTSMAIAVGNAVVLKASERVPMTALYVSELWKKAGLPDGIWTVINGDKDAVNELLENPTVQAISFVGSTPVAKYIYETGSKYGKRVTALGGGKNNMVVMPDADLEQVASAFIGAAYGAASQRCMAISTIMPVGKDTADRLVEILKGKISNLKVGPYTNPDSDFGPVISQQSKEAILAAIDRGEAEGASVICDGRELDIVKESKGFYVGPTLLDHVKPGMEVYEQEIFGPARNVVRVDSLEEAIALINKHELGNGVTIFTNDGLAARKFTTEIDVGMVGVNVPIPIPVGYHNFAGFKGSRFGEGHMFGPDQARFFTKTKTISERWMAGNASTASTFAFPSNND; encoded by the coding sequence ATGACGACAGCACAAGAGGTTAAAACATTAACACATTTTATTGGAGGCAAATTGGTTGAAGGGAAAAGTGGACGATTTGGTTCGGTATTTAATCCAACAACAGGTGATGTTATTGCTAAGGTGCCCCTTGCGACAGTAGAGGAAACGCGAGATGCAATCGAGCAAGCTCAAGCAGCATTTCCAACTTGGCGAGATACATCAGTGGCAAAGCGTGCAGAAGTTGTGCTAAGGTTCCGTAATCTTATTACTGAAAATATGGAGGAGCTATTACACATTATTTGCACTGAAAGCGGAAAAACGATTGAAGATGCCAAAGGTGAAATTACACGGGGACTTGAATCTGTTGATTTAGCCATTGGTGCACCTCACTTAATGAAAGGGGAATACTCTGTTAATGTTGGAGGTCAAATCAATGCCTATTCTGCAAAATACCCATTAGGAGTTGTAGCGGCAATTTCTCCATTTAACTTCCCAATCATGGTACCCCTAGCACAAACGAGTATGGCGATTGCTGTAGGAAACGCTGTTGTATTAAAGGCTTCCGAGCGCGTGCCAATGACTGCGTTGTATGTTAGTGAGCTGTGGAAGAAAGCCGGTTTGCCTGATGGTATTTGGACAGTCATTAATGGTGATAAAGATGCGGTCAATGAACTTTTAGAAAACCCGACTGTGCAAGCGATTTCATTCGTCGGCTCAACACCAGTAGCTAAATATATTTATGAAACAGGATCAAAGTACGGAAAACGTGTAACTGCTCTTGGTGGTGGTAAAAACAATATGGTCGTAATGCCAGATGCGGATCTTGAACAGGTTGCTAGTGCCTTTATTGGTGCAGCTTATGGAGCAGCATCCCAGCGTTGTATGGCGATATCTACTATCATGCCTGTAGGAAAGGATACTGCTGATCGCCTAGTGGAGATTCTTAAGGGGAAAATTTCTAATCTGAAAGTAGGCCCATATACAAACCCTGATTCAGATTTTGGCCCTGTTATTTCTCAGCAATCAAAAGAAGCAATACTTGCTGCCATTGATCGAGGGGAAGCTGAGGGAGCCTCCGTAATTTGCGATGGTCGAGAGCTTGACATTGTCAAAGAGTCTAAAGGATTTTATGTAGGTCCAACATTATTAGATCATGTAAAGCCAGGCATGGAAGTTTATGAGCAAGAAATATTTGGTCCAGCACGTAATGTTGTTCGTGTTGATTCATTGGAGGAAGCTATTGCCCTTATTAATAAGCATGAGCTAGGTAATGGTGTCACTATCTTTACTAATGATGGGTTAGCAGCTCGTAAATTTACGACGGAAATTGATGTCGGTATGGTAGGTGTCAATGTACCAATTCCTATTCCAGTAGGCTACCATAACTTCGCAGGCTTTAAAGGCTCTCGTTTTGGTGAGGGGCATATGTTCGGTCCGGATCAAGCGCGATTCTTTACAAAAACAAAAACAATTTCAGAGCGTTGGATGGCGGGCAATGCCTCCACTGCATCAACATTTGCATTCCCTAGCAATAACGACTAA
- a CDS encoding GntP family permease translates to MLEYLGLFGSLALLVYLTMRGVNLLISAPLTALLAAITNGLAFFPQTAEENQANFLTSYMDGFTGFVGSWYLMFMAGAIFGKVMEDTGAADSVSKWIVETIGVKYATYAVVLAAAVLTYGGVSVFIVAFSVYPMAISLFKQANFPRRFIPAALGLGSVTFTMTSAGSPEIQNWIPISYLGTTPYAGWQVSIVVAIFMAVGGSLWLNWMIKRAVKNGEIFIARSTDPVADEKRKLPSPLLSLVPLLVVLVISYIFHDSLGTSALIVALTSGCIVAYIVSFKYAKSVGATLAAGAMGAIIAIANTAAVVGFGGVVKATPSFIATVDVMTNIPGSPLIGGALAIAVIAGLTGSASGGQTIAMPLLAPHYIDMGVDTEALHRTIAIASGSLDSLPHGGYVVTTINSVCNEKHKDAYMPFGALTVIIPIIGTIIAIILFSLGM, encoded by the coding sequence ATGTTAGAGTATCTTGGTCTTTTTGGTAGTTTAGCATTGTTAGTTTACTTAACGATGAGAGGTGTAAATTTACTTATTTCAGCACCGTTGACAGCACTGTTAGCAGCCATCACAAATGGTCTTGCGTTTTTTCCTCAAACAGCAGAAGAAAATCAGGCCAACTTCTTAACAAGCTATATGGATGGATTCACAGGGTTTGTTGGTTCTTGGTATTTAATGTTCATGGCAGGTGCCATTTTCGGTAAAGTCATGGAGGACACTGGCGCAGCAGATAGTGTCTCTAAATGGATTGTTGAAACAATTGGGGTGAAATATGCCACCTATGCTGTCGTATTAGCTGCCGCAGTACTCACATATGGAGGAGTTTCCGTTTTTATCGTAGCGTTTTCCGTTTATCCAATGGCTATCAGTTTATTTAAACAAGCCAACTTTCCACGACGTTTTATTCCTGCTGCACTAGGTCTGGGTTCTGTCACTTTTACGATGACATCAGCAGGCTCACCTGAAATTCAAAACTGGATACCCATTTCCTACCTTGGTACCACACCATATGCAGGGTGGCAAGTTAGTATTGTTGTCGCTATTTTCATGGCTGTGGGTGGCTCACTTTGGTTGAATTGGATGATTAAGCGGGCTGTTAAAAATGGAGAAATTTTTATTGCACGTTCAACAGATCCAGTAGCAGATGAAAAGCGTAAGCTTCCGAGCCCGCTTCTGAGTCTTGTGCCGTTATTAGTTGTTTTAGTAATTTCTTATATTTTTCACGATTCCCTAGGAACCTCGGCTTTAATTGTGGCATTAACAAGTGGTTGTATTGTGGCGTATATAGTGAGCTTTAAATATGCAAAATCAGTTGGAGCAACGTTAGCAGCAGGCGCAATGGGTGCTATTATTGCCATTGCGAATACAGCGGCTGTAGTTGGCTTTGGAGGGGTAGTAAAAGCAACACCGTCTTTTATTGCAACAGTAGATGTTATGACGAATATCCCTGGTAGTCCGTTAATCGGAGGTGCACTAGCCATTGCTGTTATTGCTGGTTTAACAGGTTCCGCATCTGGAGGACAAACCATTGCGATGCCTTTACTGGCACCACATTATATCGATATGGGTGTAGACACAGAAGCGTTGCATCGGACAATCGCTATCGCATCAGGTTCCCTTGATTCATTGCCACATGGTGGATATGTTGTGACAACCATCAATTCGGTATGTAATGAAAAGCATAAGGATGCCTATATGCCATTTGGAGCATTGACCGTAATTATCCCGATTATAGGTACAATCATTGCGATCATATTATTCTCATTGGGTATGTAG
- a CDS encoding 3-hydroxybutyrate dehydrogenase: MQGKTVFITGAARGIGLSMAQAFAEQGANVVITDKDEHLLKEAVVQNPTLTAYTCDVTEEQAIKKAIDFTISHFSTIDILINNAGFQHVSLIEEFHTEIFEAMQKVMVVAPFVAMKYALPHMKKNQFGRIINMASINGVIGFAGKAGYNAAKHGVIGLTKVAALEVATNGITVNAICPGYVDTELVRNQFSDLAKTRGIQVEEVLEQVLYPLVPQKRLLDVSEITALALYLAGDTAKGLTGQAILLDGGYTAQ; encoded by the coding sequence ATGCAAGGAAAAACGGTTTTCATTACCGGGGCAGCTCGTGGCATCGGTCTTTCTATGGCTCAAGCATTTGCTGAACAAGGAGCAAATGTAGTGATAACGGATAAAGATGAACATTTATTAAAAGAGGCAGTTGTACAAAATCCCACTTTAACTGCCTATACATGTGATGTAACAGAGGAACAGGCTATAAAAAAGGCTATCGATTTTACGATAAGTCATTTTTCAACAATAGATATTTTAATCAATAATGCAGGTTTTCAACACGTCTCTCTAATTGAAGAATTTCATACGGAGATTTTTGAGGCTATGCAAAAGGTAATGGTCGTAGCACCCTTTGTCGCGATGAAATATGCATTACCACATATGAAGAAAAATCAATTTGGACGAATTATTAATATGGCATCCATCAATGGCGTCATAGGGTTTGCTGGTAAAGCAGGTTATAATGCTGCAAAGCATGGTGTCATTGGGCTTACCAAGGTAGCTGCACTTGAGGTGGCGACTAATGGAATCACGGTAAATGCCATTTGTCCGGGATATGTTGATACAGAATTAGTACGTAATCAGTTTAGTGATTTAGCAAAGACACGGGGTATTCAGGTAGAGGAAGTGCTTGAACAGGTGTTATATCCACTAGTACCGCAAAAAAGGCTACTGGATGTCTCAGAAATTACGGCACTAGCTTTATATTTAGCAGGTGATACAGCAAAGGGGTTAA